A single window of Cryptococcus neoformans var. neoformans JEC21 chromosome 3 sequence DNA harbors:
- a CDS encoding nuclear mRNA splicing, via spliceosome-related protein, putative: MSERKVLNKYFPPDFDPSKIKRRKMPKDPQQVIRLMAPFSMRCNRCGEYIYKGKKFNARKETAVGEEYYGIKVFRFYIKCPMCSSEITFKTDPKNADYTCEQGATRNFENWIENDPTGKAGAMPDAAADDDYDSEGNLREEAQERDAMADLERSQEQSKREMEMMDELADLRQRNARVELNKTDQDPESLLAALHAEKISAEEEARQKAEQEEDDALVRQYFAKVAGPAGSGAQKSEKTKTPDGEAEGSEEENTALPQLTIKRRPVPGTEKAGEPSVQNLLAAKGKVLETAGPNGVGAPPQVKRKREGMQKLLGIKKKAKA; this comes from the exons ATGTCTGAACGAAAGGTTTTGAAC AAATA CTTCCCTCCGGATTTTGATCCGTCGAAGATCAAACGGCGCAAGATGCCGAAGGACCCTCAGCAGGTCATTCGACTGATGGCGCCGTTCTCCATGAGGTGTAACAGGTGCGGAGAGTACATCT ATAAAGGAAAGAAGTTCAACGCGAGGAAAGAGACGGCTGTCGGGGAGGAATACTACGGTATCAAGGTGTTTAGGTTTTACATC AAATGCCCAATGTGTTCCTCTGAAATCACATTCAAGACCGATCCCAAAAATGCCGACTATACTTGCGAGCAGGGTGCTACCCGCAACTTTGAAAATTGGATTGAGAATGATCCCACGGGGAAAGCAGGTGCCATGCCAGATGCAGCGGCGGATGACGATTATGATTCCGAGGGAAAtttgagggaagaagctcaGGAAAGAGATGCTATGGCTGATCTGGAGAGAAGTCAAGAGCAGAGTAaaagagaaatggaaatgaTGGACGAGCTGGCCGATCTTCG ACAGCGAAACGCTCGTGTCGAGCTGAACAAGACCGATCAAGATCCCGAGTCGCTCCTTGCCGCTCTCCACGCGGAAAAGATTTCcgcagaggaagaagctcgacAGAAGGccgagcaagaagaagatgatgctcTTGTCCGGCAGTACTTTGCAAAGGTCGCGGGTCCTGCTGGATCTGGCGCTCAAAAATCTGAAAAGACCAAAACCCCTGACGGAGAGGCGGAAGGctcggaggaagagaacaCGGCTCTGCCCCAGTTGACCATCAAGCGACGACCCGTACCTGGCACTGAAAAGGCTGGAGAACCGAGTGTACAAAATCTCTTGGCGGCTAAGGGGAAGGTTTTGGAAACTGCTGGCCCGAATGGTGTTGGGGCGCCGCCTCAGgtcaagaggaagagagaagggatgCAAAAGTTGTTAGggataaagaaaaaggctAAGGCTTAA
- a CDS encoding Peroxisomal sarcosine oxidase, putative, with translation MGQSSTTAASQSEALASKDSKIVIIGGGGTMGSSTALHLSRRGFTDIRIMDVYPIPSSNSAGNDLNKIAGDDQIGTYEGVADTLWDAWNTDPVFKPYVHLVGKLELTVDETEAKFLKAKVDRMRARGRTDVEWLDNEEDVRRRAPHLKNADIKGWRGLWCGRGGWVAARDALDSVGRELEQFGVKTSFGASGSFDSLILMEDGKTIKGVKAKNGSEYEADLVVLAAGAWSPALIDLEGQCISKCWVYAHLQLTPEEAATLKGTPTVYNSKYGFFFEPRPDNHLIKLCNEFPGYTNYREWTPFGATTPQRISVPRSHADNPTDTIPTEVLEEIQRLVKMCLPQFADKPLINQSMCWCTDTDDANWLLCEHPKWKGLVLATGDSGHTFKMLPVVGGQVADLIEGKMSEQRKYAWRWRPGVGDPNGTGRPGPLPKDLSDVDGWRHD, from the exons ATGGGTCAATCATCAACTACTGCTGCTTCTCAGTCAGAAGCCCTCGCGTCTAAAGATTCTAAAATTGTCATCATCGGTGGAGGCGGGACGATGGGTTCCTCGACagctctccatctctctaGGAGAGGGTTTACGGATATCAGGATTATGGATGTTTATCCCATACCTTCCAGCAACTCTGCAGGAAATGATTTGAATAAG ATCGCTGGTGATGATCAAATTGGAACCTACGAGGGCGTCGCCGATACCCTGTGGGATGCTTGGAATACCGATCCTGTCTTCAAGCCCTATGTCCATCTTGTTGGCAAG TTGGAACTTACAGTCGATGAAACCGAAGCGAAGTTCTTGAAGGCCAAAGTAGACAGAATGCGCGCTCGGGGACGTACCGATGTAGAGTGGCTGGAcaacgaagaggatgttCGCAGACGTGCTCCTCATTTGAAGAACGCCGACATCAAA GGCTGGCGTGGGCTTTGGTGCGGTAGGGGAGGGTGGGTCGCTGCTCGTGATGCCCTCGATTCTGTGGGCCGGGAGCTGGAGCAATTTGGTGTCAAGACTTCATTTGGTGCATCTGGATCTTTTGATTCATTGATTCTCATGGAAGATGGTAAGACAATAAAGGGCGTCAAGGCCAAGAATGGATCCGAGTATGAGGCGGATCTCGTCGTTCTTGCTGCCGGAGCTTGGTCACCTGCCTTGATAGACCTAGAAGGGCAGTGCATTTCCAAG TGTTGGGTATATGCCCATCTTCAACTCACTCCGGAGGAAGCTGCCACTTTGAAGGGGACGCCTACCGTTTACAATAGCAAATATGGGTTTTTCTTTGAGCCTCGACCTGACAATCATCTCATTAAACTCTGCAATGAATTTCCAGGCTATACGAATTATCGAGAATGGACCCCCTTTGGAGCCACTACGCCTCAACGAATATCTGTCCCTCGCTCACACGCTGATAACCCAACCGACACGATTCCTACAGAAGTGCTCGAAGAGATCCAGCGCCTTGTCAAAATGTGCCTACCGCAGTTTGCCGATAAGCCCCTGATCAATCAATCCATGTGCTGGTGTACCGATACAGACGATGCGAACTGGCTACTATGCGAGCATCCCAAGTGGAAAGGTTTGGTGTTGGCTACGGGAGATAGTGGGCACACCTTTAAAATGCTGCCTGTGGTTGGCGGCCAAGTTGCTGACCTCATCGAAGGCAAA ATGTCCGAGCAGAGAAAGTATGCTTGGAGGTGGAGACCTGGAGTAGGCGATCCCAACGGTACTGGAAGACCTGGTCCTTTACCCAAAGATCTCTCGGATGTGGACGGTTGGCGGCATGACTAG
- a CDS encoding expressed protein, with amino-acid sequence MSSSLAALDPASLPLPPSADPQSSAPPTLPDHLPVDNTASEGIQTANELDAGEGSWPSAARDLIQSLRTQLADSRQLVSQQTTKLSSLADLAVEHSQLKDKHAFVSAAKEAVESQLKDEIKKREMAEEQVEMLRGQVEQARRGVMTLQKQEAERKRLSVMSGMGLGLVPNFDEEEVLVGETSKRDSKISRRTSMMGRSHRRVSSQSEPADFSAAAERQSLVSPKPPAAPRLSNGLRELKLAATPATTYPASPSPPSQPTLLGQSSYFEDSASQAAIASANREKAAATEEAAQLRSELRQVQLKLAESEESRAATEVCLKALREFLASNEDNDNGQSAVEALRGLSLPPLPTDRDPDGQFDQKEMKPTGWGFKLWSNRAQPQSQSSSEGLSPSRSRATSSATMNNPSISPLATPGEEGVSAGLGGFVSSWTKGVTPGAPQTGAGAVSGGSGASGALGAPQAPPRKLSGMGGFFRRAAATQPPQAAEKELPLPPTPTKVLTTVNEQGGEVDLSSPAVGPEAEKEEDRRKSSATTLSDLEAELGTPHGSMEEKMEGEIGELKGKVGELEKLDEVEI; translated from the coding sequence ATGTCGAGCTCTTTGGCTGCCCTCGATCccgcttctcttcctcttcctccttcggCCGATCCGCAATCCTCAGCacctccaactcttcctgATCATCTTCCTGTCGATAACACTGCTAGTGAAGGTATTCAGACGGCAAACGAGCTCGACGCAGGAGAGGGGAGCTGGCCCTCAGCAGCACGAGATCTCATCCAGTCATTGCGCACGCAACTCGCTGATTCTCGACAACTTGTGTCTCAACAAACTACCAAGCTTTCTTCCCTTGCCGATCTTGCTGTGGAACATTCGCAGTTGAAAGACAAGCACGCATTTGTGTCTGCTGCCAAAGAGGCGGTCGAAAGTCAGCTCAAAGATGAGATTAAGAAGCGCGAAATGGCGGAGGAACAGGTCGAAATGCTTCGAGGTCAAGTGGAACAGGCTCGGAGAGGTGTTATGACATTGCAGAAACAAGAAGCGGAAAGGAAACGTCTGAGTGTCATGAGCGGAATGGGTCTGGGTTTGGTGCCAAactttgatgaggaagaagtgttGGTCGGGGAAACGTCGAAGAGGGACAGCAAAATTTCTCGTCGAACGAGTATGATGGGCAGATCGCACAGGAGGGTTAGCTCCCAGTCAGAACCTGCAGACTTCAGTGCTGCCGCAGAAAGGCAGTCACTTGTGTCCCCGAAGCCACCAGCAGCTCCTCGACTCTCCAACGGCCTTCGAGAGCTCAAACTTGCCGCAACTCCGGCTACAACCTACCCTGCAAGCCCTAGTCCTCCCTCACAGCCTACGCTACTTGGTCAAAGCAGCTACTTTGAGGACTCAGCTTCTCAAGCTGCCATTGCGTCAGCCAACCGGGAAAAGGCAGCCGCGACGGAAGAGGCTGCCCAACTTCGCTCTGAATTGCGCCAAGTTCAGCTCAAATTGGCAGAGAGCGAGGAATCGAGGGCTGCCACAGAAGTGTGCTTGAAGGCTCTGCGAGAATTTTTGGCATCCAACGAGGATAACGATAATGGCCAGAGTGCTGTGGAGGCTCTCAGAGGTCTTTCAttacctcctcttccaacagATCGTGATCCAGACGGACAATTCGAccagaaggaaatgaaacCTACTGGATGGGGCTTCAAGCTCTGGTCAAACCGCGCTCAACCTCagtctcaatcttcttctgaagGACTCTCGCCCAGCCGGTCGCGCGCTACTTCTTCTGCTACTATGAACAATCCCTCTATCTCGCCATTAGCGACACCcggggaggagggtgtaAGCGCTGGATTGGGTGGTTTCGTTAGCAGTTGGACGAAAGGGGTTACCCCTGGGGCTCCCCAGACGGGTGCTGGTGCAGTGAGTGGTGGATCCGGTGCGAGTGGAGCATTAGGAGCGCCGCAAGCGCCTCCTAGGAAACTGTCCGGAATGGGAGGCTTCTTCCGCCGTGCTGCTGCTactcaacctcctcaagCTGCGGAGAAAGAACTTCCTTTGCCACCCACGCCCACAAAAGTCCTGACCACTGTGAACGAGCAAGGAGGTGAAGTTGATCTCTCAAGCCCCGCTGTTGGACCAGaggcagagaaggaggaggataggcGTAAAAGCAGTGCAACGACTTTGAGTGATTTGGAGGCAGAGTTGGGTACTCCTCACGGAAgtatggaggagaagatggaaggagagattggagaattgaagggcaaggtgggagagttggagaaaTTGGACGAGGTTGAAATTTGA